A portion of the Acanthopagrus latus isolate v.2019 chromosome 21, fAcaLat1.1, whole genome shotgun sequence genome contains these proteins:
- the crema gene encoding cAMP-responsive element modulator isoform X2: MDASVSPQLDSTLNDSVADGEENHNEASPSSVDPPQVSEADESPGGTVVQLPDGQTVQVQGVIQAPQTSVIQSPQVQTAQIATMAELEDDAPATDTQKRREILSRRPSYRKILNELSSDSPAVPKIDEEKTEEEAPVSSAASASVPTSIYQTSSGQYIAFAQGRAIQLSSPGAEALQGAQTLTVATSPTPQPGATILQCAAQPGDSQQQYYIQGGQVLIQGWLRRSSQVHIIVFSVWFVLSLGLEFPSALCMSGAPGYLEFSSSLLTCQIKACSL; encoded by the exons ATGGATGCCTCAGTCTCGCCTCAGTTGGACAGCACATTAAACGACTCGGTGGCGGATGGAGAGGAGAATCACAATGAAGCCAGTCCGTCTTCTGTGGATCCCCCTcag GTGTCGGAGGCAGACGAGTCTCCCGGTGGGACCGTCGTCCAGCTGCCTGACGGTCAGACGGTCCAGGTCCAGGGAGTGATCCAGGCCCCTCAGACCTCTGTCATACAGTCGCCACAGGTCCAGACTGCCCAG ATCGCCACCATGGCCGAGCTGGAGGATGACGCGCCGGCGACAGACACCCAGAAGAGACGAGAGATACTCTCCCGGCGTCCCTCTTATCG AAAAATACTCAATGAGCTTTCATCGGATTCACCGGCAGTTCCCAAAATCGATGAAgagaagacggaggaggaggcgcCGGTGTCCAGCGCAGCCTCGGCGTCGGTGCCGACCTCCATCTACCAGACCAGCTCGGGACAATACA TCGCCTTCGCTCAGGGGAGAGCCATCCAGCTGAGCAGCCCTGGAGCTGAAGCCCTGCAGGGGGCCCAGACCCTGACGGTGGCCACCTCTCCCACCCCTCAGCCCGGAGCCACGATCCTACAGTGTGCGGCTCAGCCCGGAGACTCCCAGCAGCAGTACTACATTCAGGGAGGGCAGGTGCTCATCCAAG GTTGGTTAAGGAGAAGCAGCCAAGTCCACATCATCGTCTtctctgtttggtttgttctctctctcggTTTGGAGTTTCCATCAGCGCTGTGTATGAGTGGAGCTCCTGGATATTTGGAGTTTTCCAGTAGCTTATTAACATGTCAAATCAAAGCATGTTCACTATGA
- the crema gene encoding cAMP-responsive element modulator isoform X1 codes for MDASVSPQLDSTLNDSVADGEENHNEASPSSVDPPQVSEADESPGGTVVQLPDGQTVQVQGVIQAPQTSVIQSPQVQTAQIATMAELEDDAPATDTQKRREILSRRPSYRKILNELSSDSPAVPKIDEEKTEEEAPVSSAASASVPTSIYQTSSGQYIAFAQGRAIQLSSPGAEALQGAQTLTVATSPTPQPGATILQCAAQPGDSQQQYYIQGGQVLIQAATGDIPAYQLRSPNSGLAQSIVMAASPGSMQSPSSQHAEEITRKREVRLMKNREAARECRRKKKEYVKCLENRVAVLENQNKTLIEELKALKDIYCHKAE; via the exons ATGGATGCCTCAGTCTCGCCTCAGTTGGACAGCACATTAAACGACTCGGTGGCGGATGGAGAGGAGAATCACAATGAAGCCAGTCCGTCTTCTGTGGATCCCCCTcag GTGTCGGAGGCAGACGAGTCTCCCGGTGGGACCGTCGTCCAGCTGCCTGACGGTCAGACGGTCCAGGTCCAGGGAGTGATCCAGGCCCCTCAGACCTCTGTCATACAGTCGCCACAGGTCCAGACTGCCCAG ATCGCCACCATGGCCGAGCTGGAGGATGACGCGCCGGCGACAGACACCCAGAAGAGACGAGAGATACTCTCCCGGCGTCCCTCTTATCG AAAAATACTCAATGAGCTTTCATCGGATTCACCGGCAGTTCCCAAAATCGATGAAgagaagacggaggaggaggcgcCGGTGTCCAGCGCAGCCTCGGCGTCGGTGCCGACCTCCATCTACCAGACCAGCTCGGGACAATACA TCGCCTTCGCTCAGGGGAGAGCCATCCAGCTGAGCAGCCCTGGAGCTGAAGCCCTGCAGGGGGCCCAGACCCTGACGGTGGCCACCTCTCCCACCCCTCAGCCCGGAGCCACGATCCTACAGTGTGCGGCTCAGCCCGGAGACTCCCAGCAGCAGTACTACATTCAGGGAGGGCAGGTGCTCATCCAAG CCGCCACTGGAGACATACCCGCCTACCAGCTGCGTTCGCCCAACTCGGGCCTGGCCCAGAGCATCGTGATGGCGGCGTCCCCGGGCAGCATGCAGAGCCCGTCGTCACAGCACGCCGAAGAGATCACCCGCAAGAGGGAGGTCCGGCTGATGAAAAACAG gGAGGCAGCTCGTGAATGCcgcaggaaaaagaaagagtaCGTCAAATGTCTGGAAAACCGCGTGGCTGTGttggaaaaccaaaacaagaccCTGATTGAAGAGCTGAAAGCACTGAAGGACATTTACTGCCACAAAGCTGAGTAG
- the crema gene encoding cAMP-responsive element modulator isoform X3, translating to MAVTGDETESAATGDIPAYQLRSPNSGLAQSIVMAASPGSMQSPSSQHAEEITRKREVRLMKNREAARECRRKKKEYVKCLENRVAVLENQNKTLIEELKALKDIYCHKAE from the exons ATGGCTGTGACTGGGGATGAGACTGAGTCAG CCGCCACTGGAGACATACCCGCCTACCAGCTGCGTTCGCCCAACTCGGGCCTGGCCCAGAGCATCGTGATGGCGGCGTCCCCGGGCAGCATGCAGAGCCCGTCGTCACAGCACGCCGAAGAGATCACCCGCAAGAGGGAGGTCCGGCTGATGAAAAACAG gGAGGCAGCTCGTGAATGCcgcaggaaaaagaaagagtaCGTCAAATGTCTGGAAAACCGCGTGGCTGTGttggaaaaccaaaacaagaccCTGATTGAAGAGCTGAAAGCACTGAAGGACATTTACTGCCACAAAGCTGAGTAG